One window from the genome of Pseudomonas fluorescens encodes:
- a CDS encoding Na+/H+ antiporter subunit C — protein sequence MEEVIAIAIGVLAASGVWLVLRPRTFQVVMGLCLLSYGVNLFIFSMGSLFIGKEPIIKDGVPQDLLHYTDPLPQALVLTAIVISFAMTALFLVVLLASRGLTGTDHVDGREPKE from the coding sequence ATGGAAGAAGTCATCGCAATCGCAATCGGCGTACTGGCCGCCTCCGGCGTCTGGCTGGTGCTGCGGCCTCGGACCTTCCAGGTGGTCATGGGCCTGTGCCTGCTGTCCTATGGCGTCAACCTGTTCATCTTCAGCATGGGCAGCCTGTTCATCGGCAAGGAACCGATCATCAAGGACGGCGTGCCCCAGGACTTGCTGCACTACACCGACCCGCTGCCCCAGGCCCTGGTGCTGACCGCCATCGTGATCAGCTTCGCCATGACCGCGCTGTTCCTGGTGGTACTGCTGGCGTCCCGGGGCCTGACCGGTACCGACCATGTGGACGGTCGGGAGCCCAAGGAATGA